The Macrobrachium nipponense isolate FS-2020 chromosome 13, ASM1510439v2, whole genome shotgun sequence genome has a window encoding:
- the LOC135225218 gene encoding putative neural-cadherin 2 has translation MVGKEEHILEVVSVYGNTGGGHKDGIHQKSTSSSSSSSSFSSEDTARSVPAVSVWLAVRNKTGDFMNPVKLKGLLSLHKRQLETSAGMNVTVEGMDNMYLGLKDKDLHHDHRMIKLEATRYREKKPTKALGDNPFEDADSEAEEWESDDNGESGREREALENKDFYTARYKADAIGGPSPMASVSSSIIHLQVIDTNNTSLVTPRLKQFYDCKSPSMSQPRQEQTCSPGSCLNGGRCVQFSEGKRCICPGGSVGYNCKVLSRSFMGSGWSWLPPIPPCFPSTMSFKILTQQREALLLYSGPIEITGEKLPFVAVQLSDGFPELLTDSWAGRAKLQVNTQINDGLWHTIHVRLDHGGVSMVLDACGQSWKYQTDDAHCAARVSWTNPDRLLSWVNTGPLQLGGLAHDGDYDGYQWAEGPIIQPLNGCMSHITVNGELLDLGEPPLSQGSQPGCQQGEESCEGDTSSCISNGMCHSGTELPSCICKPGFTGSDCQQPTAPATLGPTSYYKVALSFTPSHHSLSLQIRMKAQGQPDGLLIRVADRHAQHSLSIQLHAGKVCLEAFTTGKPSQIVCIEGFLLGDDKWHLLRAERNGHNLKIAVDDGDGFLQNESFPSLVTHRAEDWIKEMPMSLEVNRNDGVTIGGIPEYTGTKLLTVHNDLQGVCIDDLRISGHQLPIPPVSNSSKWGQVTTQEGLLHGCVLPDICQNISCKVPLTCNPTWPEPSCSCGDGLQSVGNACKDINECLWNPCLNGGSCHNLHPGYSCHCERQFLGENCQFRKWDTPARPFTTQALIATVTISLFVLVLLGLIFSIRHHCLRHQRALQSQDKDQMRDSGRSTAKIMVLNGEKPGRGRRRSTTPMTSSTDEMEVVVMTESLAKDDPHLEFMERFRLSHETSSSLEKEGNSTSSQPSTSVECASNCKAWDHKQPSPLADSHQRKGTELSLSKGIHITTVSAGSNPD, from the exons ATGGTTGGGAAAGAGGAACACATTCTGGAGGTCGTCAGCGTTTATGGCAACACTGGCGGAGGCCATAAGGACGGCATCCACCAGAAATccacgtcttcttcttcttcttcttcttctttttcttcagagGACACTGCACGTTCGGTGCCTGCCGTTTCCGTGTGGCTGGCAGTCAGAAACAAAACGGGTGACTTCATGAATCCTGTGAAACTAAAAGGACTTCTTAGCCTCCACAAACGTCAG CTGGAAACGTCTGCTGGAATGAACGTCACCGTAGAAGGAATGGACAATATGTACTTAGGGCTaaaggacaaggacctccatcaCGACCATCGAATGATCAAACTTGAAGCCACCAGATACAGGGAGAAAAAACCCACGAAGGCTCTGGGAGACAATCCATTCGAAGATGCAGACAGCGAGGCAGAGGAATGGGAATCAGACGACAATGGGGAATCAGGAAGGGAAAGAGAGGCGCTCGAGAACAAGGACTTCTACACCGCACGATACAAAGCTGATGCTATAGGAGGCCCAAGCCCTATGGCGTCGGTGTCTTCAAGTATCATTCATCTGCAG GTCATAGACACAAACAACACGTCCCTGGTGACACCTCGGCTGAAGCAGTTTTATGACTGCAAGAGTCCTTCCATGTCTCAACCTCGTCAGGAGCAAACTTGCTCACCAGGGTCTTGCTTAAATGGTGGAAGATGCGTACAGTTCTCAGAAGGGAAAAG GTGCATCTGCCCCGGAGGGTCGGTGGGCTACAACTGCAAAGTTCTGTCTCGATCTTTTATGGGTTCTGGATGGTCTTGGCTGCCTCCCATTCCACCGTGCTTCCCATCCACAATGTCTTTCAAAATCCTGACGCAACAGAGGGAGGCTCTTCTCCTTTATTCAGGACCTATTGAAATTACAGGGGAGAAGCTTCCATTCGTGGCCGTACAGCTGTCAGATGGGTTTCCTGAGCTACTGACAGACAGCTGGGCTGGCAGAGCAAAGCTTCAAGTTAATACTCAAATTAATGATGGGCTTTGGCATACAATACATGTCAGACTGGATCACGGG GGAGTTTCGATGGTACTTGATGCCTGTGGTCAAAGCTGGAAATACCAAACTGATGATGCCCACTGCGCTGCCAGGGTCTCTTGGACTAACCCTGATCGTCTGTTATCGTGGGTTAACACAGGTCCGCTGCAACTGGGTGGGTTAGCCCATGACGGTGATTACGATGGGTATCAGTGGGCTGAGGGACCAATCATACAGCCACTAAATGGATGTATGTCACATATTACAGTCAATGGTGAG CTTTTAGACTTAGGTGAGCCACCATTAAGCCAGGGAAGTCAACCTGGTTGCCAACAGGGAGAGGAGTCATGCGAAGGAGATACCAGTAGTTGCATTTCGAATGGAATGTGCCATAGTGGGACTGAGCTACCAAGTTGCATTTGCAAACCAGGTTTCACAGGATCAGATTGTCAGCAGCCAACTGCACCAGCAACTCTAGGTCCAACTTCCTACTACAAAGTGGCCTTATCATTCACACCGTCCCACCATTCACTGAGTCTACAAATAAGAATGAAGGCACAAGGTCAGCCAGATGGATTACTTATACGTGTGGCAGACCGTCATGCTCAACACTCACTCTCGATACAG CTTCACGCGGGAAAGGTCTGCTTGGAAGCATTCACGACAGGGAAGCCATCGCAAATAGTCTGTATAGAAGGGTTCCTTTTGGGTGATGATAAGTGGCACTTGCTTCGAGCAGAACGTAATGGACATAACCTGAAGATCGCTGTGGACGATGGAGATGGTTTCTTGCAGAATGAATCCTTCCCAAGTCTCGTTACACACAGGGCTGAAGACTGGATAAAAGAGATGCCCATGTCTCTAGAAGTAAACAGGAACGATGGGGTCACCATTGGTGGAATCCCAGAGTACACGGGTACCAAGCTTCTTACTGTACATAACGATTTACAAGGAG TTTGTATTGATGACCTTCGCATTTCGGGTCACCAACTGCCAATTCCTCCTGTGTCCAATAGCAGCAAATGGGGTCAGGTCACGACCCAAGAGGGACTCTTGCATGGCTGCGTCCTCCCAGATATTTGCCAAAATATCTCTTGCAAAGTCCCTCTCACTTGCAATCCTACATGGCCCGAGCCATCATGCAG CTGCGGTGACGGTCTCCAGTCCGTCGGCAACGCCTGCAAGGACATTAACGAATGCCTCTGGAACCCCTGCTTGAACGGAGGCTCCTGCCACAACCTCCACCCGGGCTACTCCTGTCACTGCGAAAGGCAGTTCCTGGGAGAGAACTGCCAATTTCGAAAATGGGACACCCCGGCTCGACCTTTCACGACCCAGGCACTCATTGCCACGGTCACCATCTCCCTTTTCGTGCTCG TGTTATTAGGTCTCATCTTCTCGATAAGACACCACTGCCTCCGACACCAGCGGGCTCTGCAAAGCCAAGACAAAGACCAAATGAGGGACAGCGGAAGGAGCACCGCTAAAATAATGGTCCTCAACGGGGAAAAACCGGGAAGGGGGCGGAGGAGGAGCACGACCCCCATGACCAGCAGTACTGACGAAATGGAGGTAGTCGTCATGACCGAGAGTCTAGCCAAGGACGACCCCCATCTGGAGTTCATGGAGAGGTTCCGGTTGTCGCATGAAACATCTTCGTCTTTGGAAAAAGAAG GGAACTCTACATCGTCCCAACCGTCAACTTCCGTTGAATGCGCAAGCAATTGCAAGGCATGGGACCACAAACAACCGAGCCCTCTTGCGGACAGTCACCAGCGGAAGGGGACTGAACTCTCGCTTTCCAAAGGGATACACATAACGACCGTCTCCGCTGGGAGCAACCCAGACTGA